The following coding sequences are from one Devosia neptuniae window:
- a CDS encoding RluA family pseudouridine synthase yields the protein MPGPMPTLLDYFPPLDPYLNVLHQDDDILVLDKQSGLLTVPGKDPSLWDCVEYRARQTWPTAGIVHRLDKDTSGVLVMALNKRAHGRIGSQFEHRKTTKSYVARVAGLIEQDSGLVDLPLATDWDNKPRQRVDYENGRPSQTEWSVIEREADVTRVRLHPLTGRTHQLRVHMKAIGHVILGDAFYGDSATFAAADRLQLHAAELGFTHPTTGEFMVFTAPTPF from the coding sequence ATGCCCGGTCCCATGCCCACATTGCTCGACTATTTTCCCCCGCTCGATCCCTATCTCAACGTGCTGCATCAGGACGACGATATCCTGGTGCTGGACAAGCAGAGTGGCCTGCTCACCGTGCCCGGCAAGGACCCGTCCCTTTGGGATTGCGTCGAATATCGCGCCCGCCAGACCTGGCCCACGGCCGGAATCGTGCATCGCCTCGACAAGGACACCTCCGGCGTTCTTGTCATGGCGCTCAACAAGCGGGCCCATGGCCGCATCGGTAGCCAGTTCGAGCATCGCAAGACCACCAAGAGCTATGTCGCCCGCGTCGCCGGGCTGATCGAACAGGATTCGGGGCTGGTCGATCTTCCCCTCGCCACCGATTGGGACAACAAGCCCCGCCAGCGCGTGGACTATGAAAATGGCCGTCCTTCGCAAACCGAATGGAGCGTCATTGAGCGCGAGGCCGACGTCACCCGGGTGCGCCTCCACCCCCTTACCGGCCGCACCCACCAGTTGCGGGTTCACATGAAGGCCATCGGCCATGTGATTCTGGGCGATGCGTTTTATGGCGATTCCGCCACGTTTGCCGCCGCTGATCGCCTGCAACTGCATGCCGCCGAACTGGGCTTTACCCACCCCACAACTGGCGAGTTCATGGTGTTCACCGCCCCCACACCATTTTAG
- a CDS encoding CsbD family protein — translation MQKEHVKGAGKQAKGHVKDAVGRMTGNERMQAEGKMDKAEGKAQQKMGDAKDRMRDTLKH, via the coding sequence ATGCAGAAGGAACACGTCAAAGGCGCCGGCAAGCAGGCCAAGGGCCATGTCAAGGATGCCGTCGGCCGCATGACCGGTAACGAACGGATGCAAGCCGAGGGCAAGATGGACAAGGCCGAAGGCAAAGCCCAGCAGAAAATGGGCGATGCCAAGGACCGGATGCGAGATACGCTCAAGCACTGA
- a CDS encoding dihydrofolate reductase family protein, translating into MAKIVGYIASSLDGFIATADENLDWLTQQPDLNLGEFDYRNFIARIRTVVMGRGTYDWIARYPGDWEYAGKRVIVVTSRPIDNPKGPLETRSDIPALIAELRALEDGDVWMLGGGKLQMTFMEQGALDEIEIYIISEIIGGGIPLFPPTGLRASPKLISAQALHTSCARLHYRFD; encoded by the coding sequence ATGGCGAAAATCGTCGGTTACATCGCATCCAGTCTCGATGGCTTCATCGCCACCGCGGATGAAAACCTCGATTGGCTCACCCAGCAACCCGATCTCAACCTAGGCGAATTCGACTATCGCAATTTCATTGCGCGTATCCGCACCGTGGTCATGGGTCGCGGCACCTATGACTGGATCGCGCGCTATCCCGGCGACTGGGAGTACGCCGGCAAACGGGTAATCGTGGTCACCTCCCGCCCGATCGACAATCCCAAGGGTCCGCTCGAAACGCGCTCCGATATCCCCGCGCTAATCGCTGAATTGCGTGCGCTCGAGGATGGCGATGTGTGGATGCTGGGCGGCGGCAAACTGCAGATGACCTTTATGGAGCAAGGCGCTCTCGACGAGATCGAAATCTACATCATCTCCGAAATCATCGGCGGCGGCATTCCGCTGTTTCCGCCCACCGGCCTGCGCGCCAGCCCCAAGCTGATTTCGGCCCAGGCGCTGCACACCAGTTGCGCCCGCCTGCATTACAGGTTCGATTGA
- a CDS encoding methylated-DNA--[protein]-cysteine S-methyltransferase — METAIFNTALGEFGIGWTDAGLARLQLPGLDRDGLEQRINRGDAQPGEPNRDIEALINSIEDYAEGAVVDFSAVPLDLGGVPEFHRRAYALLLGIGWGETTTYGALARQLGDVTLSRAVGAAMGANPIPLVIPCHRVLASDGKPGGFSAPGGAESKLRMLSLEGVAVGAPAGQMTFGF, encoded by the coding sequence ATGGAAACCGCGATTTTCAACACGGCTTTAGGTGAGTTTGGCATTGGCTGGACCGATGCCGGGCTGGCGCGGTTGCAATTGCCGGGTTTGGATCGGGACGGGCTTGAACAGCGGATCAATCGCGGTGATGCGCAACCGGGCGAGCCGAACCGGGATATCGAGGCGTTAATCAATAGCATTGAGGATTATGCCGAGGGGGCCGTGGTGGATTTCAGCGCCGTGCCGCTCGATCTAGGGGGCGTGCCGGAATTTCATCGTCGCGCTTATGCGCTGCTGCTGGGAATCGGCTGGGGCGAGACGACAACTTATGGAGCGCTGGCGCGGCAATTGGGCGATGTGACCCTGTCGCGCGCAGTCGGGGCTGCGATGGGTGCAAACCCCATTCCGCTGGTTATTCCGTGCCATCGAGTGCTGGCCAGCGATGGCAAGCCGGGCGGCTTCTCGGCACCGGGGGGAGCTGAATCCAAGCTCAGGATGTTGTCGCTGGAGGGTGTCGCCGTTGGCGCGCCGGCCGGACAGATGACGTTTGGGTTTTAG
- a CDS encoding CYTH domain-containing protein: protein MGQEIERKFLVANDGWRIGATSSSLLRQGYLSSNAKATVRVRSKNDEQGVLTLKGKTEGISRSEYEYEIPIEDARELLAMAEPLVLEKRRYIVPFGGLIWEVDVFEGRHAGLVIAEVELDSEDQAVQLPDWVGVEVSADERYFNASLARSDGVPK from the coding sequence ATGGGTCAGGAAATAGAGCGCAAGTTTCTCGTCGCCAACGATGGATGGCGGATTGGAGCCACCAGCAGTTCGCTGCTGCGACAGGGCTATTTGTCATCCAATGCCAAAGCCACCGTGCGGGTGCGCAGCAAGAACGATGAACAGGGCGTGCTGACGCTCAAAGGCAAGACTGAAGGCATTTCGCGGAGCGAATATGAATATGAGATCCCGATCGAGGACGCGCGGGAACTGCTGGCGATGGCGGAGCCGCTGGTGCTCGAAAAGCGGCGCTATATCGTGCCGTTTGGCGGGCTGATCTGGGAGGTCGATGTTTTCGAGGGGCGGCATGCAGGGCTGGTGATCGCCGAGGTCGAGCTGGACAGCGAAGATCAGGCAGTACAATTGCCGGACTGGGTGGGTGTCGAAGTCAGTGCTGATGAGCGGTATTTCAATGCCAGTCTGGCGCGAAGCGATGGTGTGCCGAAATAA
- a CDS encoding DMT family transporter: MSVTKSNPTAALWLATFGLVAMAGMSACIHEAAKVAPVGQLVFWRSFVALLPIVGYMAIRGQIGPSLRTRYPHKHLIRGLLGCVVMVLSFISLAYLSVGVATALTYLAPIFSILAAMVFLRERPTATVFLGVALGFAGIMLMLFPALVGAELRDGTLIGIAAAIGMAAANALSRVQVKDLTRTDPPASIALSFAVICSIAGLASSLWGWAELDAGAFSLLIAAGVLGGMGHVLMMEATARAPVSVLAAYEYTGIIWAFLFDIALLGVGLDAWVVVGAIVVVGAAALVAHGQGRFASKPVAAE, encoded by the coding sequence TTGTCCGTTACCAAATCCAATCCCACTGCGGCTCTGTGGCTCGCGACCTTCGGTCTGGTTGCCATGGCGGGGATGTCTGCCTGCATTCATGAAGCGGCCAAAGTCGCGCCGGTCGGGCAATTGGTGTTCTGGCGCAGCTTTGTCGCGCTGCTGCCCATTGTCGGCTACATGGCGATACGCGGGCAGATCGGGCCGTCGCTGCGCACCAGATATCCCCACAAGCATCTGATCCGTGGGCTGCTGGGCTGCGTGGTCATGGTGCTGTCGTTCATCTCGCTGGCCTATCTGTCGGTCGGGGTAGCGACGGCGCTGACCTATCTGGCGCCAATTTTTTCGATTTTGGCGGCCATGGTGTTTCTACGCGAGCGACCGACCGCGACGGTGTTCCTGGGTGTGGCGCTGGGCTTTGCCGGCATCATGCTGATGCTGTTTCCGGCGCTGGTCGGGGCGGAACTGCGCGATGGCACGTTGATCGGGATTGCCGCGGCGATCGGCATGGCAGCGGCCAATGCGCTGTCGCGGGTGCAGGTCAAGGACCTGACGCGAACCGATCCACCGGCCAGTATTGCGCTGTCCTTCGCGGTGATCTGCAGCATTGCCGGCTTAGCATCGAGCCTGTGGGGCTGGGCCGAGCTGGACGCGGGCGCATTTTCGCTGCTGATCGCCGCCGGGGTTCTGGGCGGCATGGGGCATGTACTGATGATGGAGGCGACCGCCCGGGCGCCGGTATCGGTGCTGGCCGCCTATGAATATACCGGGATCATCTGGGCATTTTTGTTCGACATCGCGCTGCTGGGCGTTGGCCTCGATGCTTGGGTCGTGGTCGGGGCGATTGTAGTGGTCGGCGCAGCGGCACTGGTGGCCCATGGGCAGGGGCGGTTTGCCAGCAAGCCCGTTGCCGCTGAGTAA
- a CDS encoding gluconokinase codes for MSLTPARIVIVMGVSSSGKSTIGQSIARRLHVPFLDGDGYHPEANVEKMRAGIPLTDEDRWPWLEKLAKALHEAANLKGAAAGACSALRQTYRDFLVEQAGEPILFVYLDGTKEVIAERMVRRKHEYMPTSLLDSQFATLEVPDPASENVLPVPVTDSVEKITQTVLKSLDHLKSFKRWQ; via the coding sequence ATGTCTCTCACCCCCGCCCGCATCGTCATCGTCATGGGCGTCAGCTCGTCCGGCAAATCCACCATCGGCCAGTCCATTGCCCGGCGGCTGCATGTGCCATTCCTGGATGGCGATGGTTACCACCCCGAAGCCAATGTCGAGAAAATGCGCGCCGGCATCCCCCTGACTGACGAGGATCGCTGGCCCTGGCTCGAAAAGCTGGCCAAGGCCCTGCATGAGGCGGCAAATCTGAAAGGCGCGGCAGCCGGCGCCTGCTCGGCGCTGCGCCAAACCTATCGCGATTTCCTCGTCGAACAGGCGGGCGAGCCGATCCTGTTTGTCTATCTCGACGGCACCAAAGAGGTCATTGCCGAGCGCATGGTCCGTCGCAAGCACGAATATATGCCGACCAGCCTGCTCGACAGCCAGTTCGCCACCCTCGAAGTGCCCGACCCGGCCAGCGAAAACGTACTGCCTGTTCCGGTGACCGACAGTGTTGAAAAGATCACCCAGACGGTGCTCAAATCACTCGACCACCTCAAGAGCTTCAAGCGCTGGCAATAG
- a CDS encoding glucose 1-dehydrogenase, translating to MEAALHTPSPFDLTGKRALVTGSSRGLGLAMAKALAQAGAAIVLNARDNVALGAAAQDLAATGASVKAVAFDVTSRDSVNDAVSHIEDEIGPIDILVNNAGMQFRSSLEAFPPEKFDQVIATNLTSVFNVSQPVARHMIARGAGKIINICSLLSELSRPSIAPYAATKAAVANLTRGMAVDWARHGLNVNAIAPGYFATEMNDALLKDDKFNAWIESRTPMGRWGQPEELGGAAVFLASEASRFVNGHILYVDGAFTATV from the coding sequence ATGGAGGCTGCCTTGCACACACCATCCCCGTTCGACCTCACCGGCAAACGCGCCCTCGTCACTGGATCGAGCCGCGGCCTCGGTCTGGCTATGGCCAAGGCACTGGCCCAGGCCGGCGCGGCGATCGTGCTCAATGCCCGCGACAATGTTGCCCTCGGCGCTGCCGCGCAGGATCTGGCGGCCACCGGCGCCAGCGTTAAAGCGGTCGCCTTCGACGTCACCAGCCGCGACAGCGTGAACGATGCCGTCAGCCATATCGAAGACGAAATCGGGCCAATCGACATTCTGGTCAACAATGCCGGCATGCAATTTCGCTCGAGCCTCGAAGCCTTCCCGCCCGAAAAATTCGATCAGGTCATCGCCACCAACCTGACCTCGGTGTTTAATGTCAGCCAGCCCGTCGCGCGCCACATGATCGCTCGCGGCGCTGGCAAGATCATCAATATCTGCTCGCTGCTGTCCGAATTGTCCCGCCCCTCAATCGCCCCCTATGCGGCGACCAAGGCCGCCGTGGCAAACCTGACGCGCGGCATGGCGGTGGATTGGGCAAGGCATGGCCTTAACGTCAACGCCATTGCGCCGGGCTATTTCGCCACCGAGATGAATGACGCCCTGCTCAAGGACGACAAGTTCAACGCCTGGATCGAAAGCCGCACGCCCATGGGCCGCTGGGGCCAGCCCGAAGAGCTCGGCGGGGCCGCCGTGTTCCTCGCCTCGGAGGCCTCACGCTTCGTCAACGGACATATCCTTTATGTCGATGGCGCCTTCACTGCCACCGTCTGA
- the gndA gene encoding NADP-dependent phosphogluconate dehydrogenase yields the protein MSTADIGLIGLAVMGSNLALNIAEKGYTIAVHNRSPGRIDEFVAEAKAEGLDGKTVPKYDLAEFVQAVKAPRSIIIMVKAGKPVDEMIEQLLPLLDKGDAIIECGNSLFTDTQRRFDYLTPKGIGYLGVGVSGGEEGARHGPSIMVGGSKEQWHNAEAVLTAIAAKFNGESCCAYLGEGGAGHFVKTIHNGIEYGDMQMIAEVYGVMRDGLGMSPGECADVFKEWNKGPLNSYLIEITGHVLAAVDGETGKPLVELILDKAGQKGTGVWSAIAAQQMGVPATAIEGAVAARSISSRKEERVAAEAIYGKRAAGKADVTLADLEKALLAGKIVSYAQGFAVIAKASEENGWNLPLATIAKIWRAGCIIRSRFLDQMSAAYEKGGNVNLLVVPDFVTLMKDAHPSLRKVVAAAAVGEFPMICLSAALSYFDSYRQAQGTANLIQGQRDFFGAHGFEIVGRGTDLHGTWPSTLGK from the coding sequence ATGTCGACAGCGGATATCGGCCTGATCGGGCTGGCGGTTATGGGCTCCAATCTGGCGCTGAATATCGCCGAAAAAGGCTACACGATCGCTGTCCATAACCGGTCGCCCGGGCGCATTGACGAATTCGTCGCCGAAGCCAAGGCCGAGGGCCTGGATGGCAAGACCGTTCCCAAATATGACCTGGCCGAATTCGTGCAGGCCGTGAAGGCGCCGCGCTCCATCATCATCATGGTCAAGGCCGGCAAGCCGGTGGACGAGATGATCGAGCAACTGCTGCCGCTGCTGGACAAGGGCGACGCGATCATCGAGTGCGGCAATTCGCTGTTCACCGATACGCAGCGCCGGTTTGATTACCTGACGCCCAAGGGCATAGGCTATCTCGGCGTCGGCGTTTCCGGCGGTGAAGAAGGTGCGCGCCACGGTCCCTCCATCATGGTGGGCGGCTCCAAGGAGCAGTGGCACAACGCCGAGGCGGTGCTGACCGCCATCGCCGCCAAGTTCAATGGCGAAAGCTGCTGCGCCTATCTAGGCGAAGGCGGCGCGGGCCATTTCGTCAAGACCATCCACAATGGCATCGAATATGGCGACATGCAGATGATCGCCGAAGTCTATGGCGTGATGCGCGACGGGCTGGGCATGAGCCCGGGCGAATGCGCTGACGTGTTCAAGGAATGGAACAAGGGTCCGCTCAATTCCTACCTGATCGAAATCACCGGCCATGTGCTGGCCGCCGTCGACGGCGAAACCGGCAAGCCGCTGGTGGAGCTGATCCTCGATAAGGCAGGCCAGAAGGGCACCGGCGTCTGGTCGGCAATTGCGGCTCAGCAGATGGGCGTCCCGGCTACGGCCATCGAGGGCGCCGTTGCGGCCCGCTCGATTTCCTCGCGCAAGGAAGAGCGCGTGGCGGCCGAGGCGATTTATGGCAAGCGCGCTGCCGGCAAGGCCGACGTGACGCTGGCGGATCTGGAAAAGGCGCTGCTGGCGGGCAAGATCGTGTCCTATGCGCAGGGCTTTGCGGTAATTGCGAAGGCTTCGGAAGAAAACGGCTGGAACCTGCCGCTGGCGACCATCGCCAAGATCTGGCGCGCCGGCTGCATCATCCGCTCGCGCTTCCTCGACCAGATGTCGGCTGCCTATGAAAAGGGCGGCAATGTGAACCTGCTGGTGGTGCCGGACTTCGTCACCCTGATGAAGGACGCGCATCCGAGCCTGCGTAAGGTCGTGGCGGCAGCAGCTGTCGGGGAATTCCCGATGATTTGCCTCTCGGCGGCGCTGAGCTATTTCGACAGCTATCGCCAGGCCCAGGGCACGGCCAATTTGATCCAGGGCCAGCGCGATTTCTTCGGTGCGCATGGCTTTGAGATTGTTGGCCGTGGCACCGATCTGCACGGCACCTGGCCGAGCACGCTGGGCAAGTAG
- a CDS encoding phosphoribosyltransferase, with protein sequence MSLLPHQFWQDILPPHAASTGSFAEAYPATLPDGRRLLLPIRILPGDGTRAVASLIINQASFTVADALADGLADLLRPFAPDIIIGVPTLGLHLAPNVARRLGHSRIVPLGTSRKFWYDDALSEPMSSITSPSHSKTLFIDPRMLPLLEGKRVAVIDDVISSGTSMAAVMRLLTKAGIEPVAIGAAMLQGNKWHAPMQKWRDRIVAPLNSPMLEKTETGWVPLA encoded by the coding sequence TTGTCACTGCTGCCGCACCAGTTCTGGCAGGATATCCTGCCCCCGCACGCCGCCTCCACGGGCAGCTTTGCCGAAGCCTACCCGGCCACGCTCCCGGACGGACGCCGGCTCCTGCTGCCCATCCGCATCCTGCCCGGCGACGGCACGCGCGCGGTCGCCTCGCTGATCATCAACCAGGCCAGCTTCACCGTCGCCGACGCCTTGGCCGATGGCCTCGCCGATCTGCTGCGCCCCTTCGCGCCGGACATCATCATCGGCGTCCCCACCCTTGGCCTTCACTTGGCCCCCAATGTCGCCCGCCGCCTCGGACACAGCCGCATCGTGCCGCTCGGCACCTCGCGTAAATTCTGGTACGACGACGCCCTTTCCGAGCCAATGAGCTCGATCACCAGCCCCAGTCACTCCAAAACCCTGTTCATCGACCCTCGCATGTTGCCGCTGCTCGAGGGCAAGCGCGTCGCGGTGATCGATGATGTCATCAGCTCGGGCACCTCAATGGCCGCTGTCATGCGCCTGCTCACCAAAGCCGGCATCGAGCCCGTTGCCATCGGCGCCGCCATGCTGCAGGGCAATAAGTGGCACGCCCCAATGCAAAAGTGGCGCGACAGGATTGTCGCGCCACTCAATTCACCAATGCTGGAAAAGACCGAAACCGGCTGGGTGCCGCTGGCCTAA
- a CDS encoding M20 aminoacylase family protein → MIALRRDLHAHPELGFEEVRTSAIVAEQLEQAGIAVHRGLGKTGVVGTLKVGNGTRRIALRADMDALAMPELAERDYGSTVPNTMHACGHDGHTVMLLAAARHLARTRNFSGTVHFVFQPAEEGRGGAKAMIDDGFFELFPVDAAYGLHNMPGLTTDEMAVVAGPQLASSDSWEVVFRGIGTHGAKPHLGRDAVTAAGQFLLALHTIVARRVDPLQPAVVSACAVSAGDFKALNVIPDEVRIGGTARAYSAAVRDQLEDEIGLLARGVAATFGIEAEYEFLRRIPPVVNDADATRRALAAAQAATGRTVVTDFPPSTAGDDFAFFGSAVPGAYVWLGNGPAVDGALHHNSRYDFNDDAIVTGARYWTALVEQELR, encoded by the coding sequence ATGATTGCGCTGCGGCGCGATCTGCATGCCCATCCCGAACTCGGTTTTGAGGAGGTGCGCACCAGCGCCATCGTGGCCGAGCAGCTGGAGCAGGCAGGCATTGCGGTGCATCGCGGGCTGGGTAAGACCGGCGTGGTGGGCACGCTCAAGGTGGGCAACGGCACGCGGCGGATTGCGCTGCGGGCGGATATGGATGCGCTGGCCATGCCCGAGCTGGCGGAGCGGGACTATGGCTCGACCGTGCCCAATACCATGCATGCCTGCGGGCATGACGGGCACACGGTGATGCTGCTGGCGGCGGCGAGGCATCTGGCGCGGACGCGCAATTTTTCCGGGACCGTGCATTTCGTGTTCCAGCCGGCCGAGGAAGGGCGCGGCGGGGCCAAGGCCATGATCGATGACGGATTTTTCGAGCTGTTCCCGGTCGACGCCGCCTACGGGCTGCACAATATGCCGGGACTGACGACGGATGAAATGGCGGTGGTGGCGGGACCGCAACTGGCGTCGTCGGATAGCTGGGAAGTGGTGTTCCGGGGCATTGGCACGCATGGCGCCAAGCCGCATCTGGGGCGTGATGCAGTGACGGCGGCGGGGCAGTTTCTGCTGGCGCTGCATACCATCGTGGCGCGCCGGGTCGATCCGTTACAGCCGGCGGTGGTGAGTGCCTGTGCGGTGAGCGCCGGGGACTTCAAGGCGCTCAATGTCATTCCCGACGAGGTGCGGATCGGGGGCACGGCGCGGGCCTATTCGGCTGCGGTGCGGGACCAGTTGGAAGACGAAATCGGCCTGTTGGCGCGGGGTGTGGCGGCGACGTTCGGGATCGAGGCGGAATATGAATTCCTGCGCCGCATCCCGCCGGTGGTGAATGATGCTGATGCAACGCGGCGGGCGCTGGCGGCGGCGCAGGCTGCGACGGGTAGAACCGTCGTTACCGATTTCCCGCCGTCGACAGCAGGCGATGACTTTGCGTTTTTCGGGTCGGCCGTGCCGGGGGCTTATGTCTGGCTGGGTAATGGACCGGCGGTGGACGGGGCGCTGCACCACAACTCGCGCTATGATTTCAACGACGATGCGATCGTGACAGGCGCGCGGTATTGGACGGCGCTGGTGGAGCAGGAATTGCGCTAG
- a CDS encoding nucleoside hydrolase, translating to MTNRRIIIDTDPGLDDAVAILHALNCGRFDVLGLTTVAGNIGIDNTTRNAGRLLAAMGRSDIPVIIGAAKPLRRWGIDVVAVHGADGVQGLVLPEPAVEPLPDAVAWMAARLLAEPSGTIDILALGPLTNIAQLITSHPAAAARIGQVIAMGGAVDEPGNIGARSEFNFATDPEAADIVFRAGLDLTLVPLDVTRKVRADATWMNSLRGTTAGTIAADVIALYFGDGRQSRPLHDPCVMLLALDSSLFGIEERHLAVDLGDDGDAGALKPARAGVPPVKVAMHVNAEGALALLATGLGPSSPPAPESRP from the coding sequence ATGACTAATCGCCGCATCATCATCGATACCGATCCCGGCCTCGACGACGCCGTCGCAATCCTGCACGCGCTGAATTGCGGGCGGTTCGACGTGCTGGGGCTGACAACCGTGGCCGGCAATATCGGCATCGACAACACCACCCGCAATGCCGGAAGGCTGCTGGCCGCCATGGGCCGCAGCGATATCCCGGTCATCATCGGCGCCGCCAAGCCGTTGCGGCGCTGGGGCATCGATGTCGTGGCGGTTCATGGCGCCGATGGCGTGCAGGGCCTCGTGCTGCCCGAGCCGGCGGTCGAACCGCTGCCCGATGCAGTGGCATGGATGGCAGCTCGGCTCCTGGCCGAGCCGAGCGGCACCATCGACATTCTGGCGCTCGGCCCGCTGACCAATATCGCCCAGCTCATCACCAGCCATCCCGCTGCGGCAGCGCGGATCGGGCAGGTTATCGCCATGGGCGGCGCCGTGGACGAGCCGGGCAATATCGGCGCCCGCTCCGAATTCAACTTCGCCACCGATCCGGAGGCTGCCGATATTGTGTTCCGCGCCGGGCTGGACCTGACCCTGGTGCCGCTCGACGTCACCCGCAAAGTGCGCGCCGACGCCACTTGGATGAATAGCCTGCGCGGTACGACAGCCGGCACCATCGCCGCCGATGTCATCGCGCTATACTTTGGCGACGGCCGGCAAAGCCGCCCTCTGCACGACCCCTGCGTCATGCTGCTGGCGCTCGACTCCAGTCTGTTCGGCATCGAAGAACGCCATCTTGCTGTCGATCTTGGTGACGATGGCGACGCCGGGGCCCTCAAGCCCGCCCGCGCCGGAGTCCCGCCCGTGAAAGTCGCCATGCACGTCAATGCCGAGGGCGCGCTGGCTTTGCTCGCAACGGGTCTGGGGCCCTCAAGCCCGCCCGCGCCGGAGTCCCGCCCGTGA
- a CDS encoding adenine deaminase C-terminal domain-containing protein, with the protein MALTRFSVTPLWQQTQALAAVARGAAPADLVITGARMLSTYSERIAADKEIWLVGGRIAAIHPAGTYKKAPTPKAVYDAKGGIIAPGLVDPHIHIESSMVTACAYAEAALLNGTTTIFCDSHEIGNVMDVAGVEAMLEDARLAPLSIFLTVPSTVPATSPELETAGGDLTPDKIGALFDKWPEAMALGEKMDFVPVAMGDPRSHAIIAESLKRNRPVSGHIYGRDFVAPYAASGVTDTHEAIDRDISSDFIDAGIWVFLRGGNPATPWNSIVEAIKPITEGGASHKRFAVCTDDRDADDLLTFGLDWVVREAIRLGMKPEQAWAMGSLHGATRFGLGDEIGGLGGGRRADLVLLGDDLKPQSTWYGGELVVDQRKVMPILEETLNQRYRYPEAAYNTVHLPKGLKLTPELPTVPVTANAIGIELPGIVLPHRKVAIEPANDWASILDKHNLSFVTVIERHGKSKGGIAHGLLQDFGLKNGAVGSSVGHDSHNILLAGTNEADMRLALETIDSAKGGIVVVQDGKVTAFVGLPVAGLISDKRVHDVAAENRRLKTAWEAAGCSIPYMGFNLIPLSVIPEIRITDKGLVKVPEMILQPLYD; encoded by the coding sequence ATGGCCCTCACTCGCTTTTCCGTCACCCCGCTCTGGCAGCAGACCCAGGCCCTCGCCGCCGTAGCCCGCGGCGCCGCCCCCGCCGATCTGGTCATCACCGGCGCCCGCATGCTCTCGACCTATTCCGAGCGCATCGCCGCCGATAAGGAAATCTGGCTGGTCGGTGGCCGCATCGCCGCCATCCACCCCGCCGGCACCTACAAGAAGGCCCCCACGCCCAAAGCCGTCTACGACGCCAAGGGCGGCATTATCGCGCCAGGCCTCGTCGATCCCCACATCCACATCGAAAGCTCGATGGTCACCGCCTGCGCCTATGCGGAAGCCGCGCTGCTCAATGGCACCACCACCATTTTCTGTGACAGCCACGAGATCGGCAATGTCATGGATGTGGCGGGCGTTGAAGCCATGCTCGAAGATGCGCGCCTTGCCCCGCTCTCGATCTTCCTGACTGTTCCCTCCACCGTGCCCGCCACCTCCCCGGAGCTTGAAACCGCCGGTGGCGACCTCACCCCGGACAAGATCGGCGCCCTGTTCGACAAATGGCCCGAAGCCATGGCGCTGGGCGAAAAGATGGATTTCGTCCCCGTTGCCATGGGCGATCCGCGCAGCCACGCCATCATCGCGGAATCGCTCAAGCGTAACCGCCCGGTTTCCGGTCATATCTACGGCCGCGATTTCGTCGCGCCCTACGCCGCTTCGGGCGTCACCGACACGCACGAAGCCATCGACCGCGACATTTCCAGCGATTTCATCGACGCCGGCATCTGGGTCTTCCTGCGCGGCGGCAATCCTGCCACGCCGTGGAATTCCATCGTCGAAGCCATCAAGCCGATCACCGAAGGCGGCGCCAGCCACAAGCGCTTCGCCGTCTGCACCGATGATCGCGACGCCGATGACCTGCTGACCTTCGGCCTCGATTGGGTCGTCCGCGAAGCCATTCGCCTGGGCATGAAGCCCGAACAGGCCTGGGCCATGGGCTCGCTGCATGGCGCCACCCGCTTTGGTCTGGGCGATGAAATCGGCGGCCTCGGCGGCGGTCGACGCGCCGATCTCGTCCTACTCGGAGACGACCTCAAGCCGCAGAGCACCTGGTATGGCGGCGAGCTGGTCGTTGATCAGCGCAAGGTCATGCCGATCCTCGAGGAAACCCTCAACCAGCGCTACCGCTATCCCGAGGCGGCCTACAATACCGTCCACCTGCCCAAGGGCCTCAAGCTCACGCCCGAACTGCCCACCGTCCCGGTCACCGCCAATGCCATCGGCATCGAACTGCCCGGCATTGTCCTGCCCCACCGCAAGGTGGCAATCGAGCCGGCCAATGACTGGGCCAGTATTCTGGACAAGCACAATCTCAGCTTCGTCACCGTTATCGAGCGGCACGGCAAATCCAAGGGCGGCATCGCCCATGGCCTGCTGCAGGATTTTGGCCTCAAGAACGGCGCCGTCGGCTCCAGCGTGGGCCACGACAGCCACAATATCCTGCTCGCTGGCACCAATGAGGCCGATATGCGACTGGCCCTCGAAACCATCGACTCCGCCAAAGGCGGCATCGTCGTGGTGCAGGACGGCAAGGTCACAGCCTTCGTCGGCCTGCCCGTCGCGGGCCTGATCTCCGACAAACGCGTCCATGACGTCGCCGCCGAAAACCGCAGGCTCAAAACCGCTTGGGAGGCCGCCGGCTGCAGCATTCCTTATATGGGCTTTAACCTCATCCCGCTTTCGGTCATCCCCGAAATCCGCATTACGGATAAAGGCCTGGTCAAGGTCCCCGAAATGATATTGCAGCCGCTTTATGACTAA